A genomic segment from Chitinophagaceae bacterium encodes:
- a CDS encoding isoleucine--tRNA ligase, producing the protein MPARYKEYQQLNLPKIGSEQLTKWNENAAFTKSIELRENRPAFVFYEGPPSANGMPGIHHIISRTLKDLVCRYKTMQNFQVTRKGGWDTHGLPVELGVEKLLGITKEDIGKKISIADYNNTCRKEVLKYKDKWDDITQKMGYWVDLKNPYITFENNYIETLWWCLKELYKKGYLYQSVSIQPYSPAAGTGLSSHELNQPGTYKDVKDTSATVMFKVADSRKLNIENVNGDIYFMAWTTTPWTLPSNLGLTVGPKIDYVLVQTFNPYTFLPINVILAKALLPKYFKAEAENGDFNAFKETDKIIPWKILKELKGKNLDGTLYEQLLPFEANSLEKIQEITPGAQPFRVLLGDFVTTEDGTGIVHTAPAFGADDFKVGQKNNLGILTLVDKEGKFIDGVGEFSSRYVKDYKNEPGYIDVNIDISVKLKKENRAFKVEKYEHNYPHCWRTDKPVIYYPLDAWFIKTTAAKERMIELNNTINWKPASTGTGRFGNWLENIVDWNLSRSRFWGTPLPIWRTEEGNEEKCIGSVEELKSEIQKASAKLGNHINTQYLHDGILDLHKPYVDDIILVSDTGTPMKRVPDLVDVWFDSGAMPYAQWHYPFENKEIFQLNFPADFIAEGVDQTRGWFYTLHVLGALLFDSVAYKTVVSNGLVLDKNGNKMSKRLGNVVDPFAIIDKYGADAARWYLITNASPWDSLKFDEEGIKEVQRKFFGTLYNTYQFFALYANVDGFNFTEKYIPVNERPEIDQWILSCLNSLIKTVSENFDAYEPTQAGRAIEEFTDSLLSNWYVRLCRRRFWKGEYELDKICAYQTLYECLETLSRLIAPVAPFFADWMFNNLNEVTHMHHEQSVHHTLFPVVNENVIQPLLEKRMQLAQDASSLILSLRKKENIKVRQPLQKAFISAMDAAMAKNIGLVANIIKTETNIRAIDILEAGNNFIQKKAKANFKTLGKKLGSKMKWAADEIANFSNTEIEKVQSGTMVLNTEAVKAGEEAIIISEEDLEITTNAIPGYKIATKGSLTVALDINISDVLKKEGEAREFVNRIQNLRKDSNFSLTDRIKVQVSQNETMQHSLMEFKDYICGEILADTLDFVPTISNGTQIEVNDILLNVNISKK; encoded by the coding sequence ATGCCAGCCAGGTACAAAGAATATCAACAGCTTAATTTGCCAAAAATAGGCTCGGAACAACTTACGAAGTGGAACGAAAATGCGGCTTTTACAAAAAGTATTGAGCTTAGGGAAAACAGGCCTGCCTTTGTTTTTTATGAAGGCCCACCCAGCGCTAATGGAATGCCCGGCATTCACCATATTATTTCCCGAACGTTAAAAGACCTGGTTTGCCGCTACAAAACCATGCAAAATTTCCAGGTAACCCGTAAAGGTGGCTGGGATACGCATGGCCTGCCCGTAGAATTGGGTGTAGAAAAATTATTGGGCATAACCAAAGAAGATATTGGCAAAAAAATTTCAATAGCCGATTACAACAACACCTGCCGAAAAGAGGTTTTAAAATATAAAGACAAGTGGGACGATATTACCCAAAAAATGGGCTATTGGGTTGACCTTAAAAATCCGTATATCACTTTTGAAAATAATTACATTGAAACCCTTTGGTGGTGTTTAAAAGAGCTTTACAAAAAAGGGTATTTATACCAAAGCGTAAGCATTCAACCCTATTCGCCTGCTGCTGGCACCGGGCTTAGCTCACACGAACTTAACCAGCCCGGAACCTATAAAGATGTAAAGGATACCAGCGCAACGGTAATGTTTAAAGTAGCTGATAGTAGAAAATTGAATATTGAAAATGTTAATGGCGATATTTATTTCATGGCATGGACCACAACGCCATGGACGCTTCCTTCAAACCTTGGATTAACTGTAGGGCCAAAGATTGATTATGTGCTGGTACAAACATTTAACCCGTATACTTTTTTGCCCATTAATGTAATATTGGCTAAAGCATTGCTGCCAAAATATTTTAAAGCAGAAGCAGAAAACGGTGATTTCAATGCATTTAAAGAAACCGACAAAATTATTCCCTGGAAAATTTTAAAAGAATTAAAAGGAAAAAATTTAGACGGTACTCTATATGAACAACTCCTCCCATTTGAAGCAAACAGCCTGGAAAAAATACAGGAAATAACCCCGGGTGCACAACCCTTCAGGGTGTTATTGGGAGATTTTGTTACCACCGAAGATGGTACAGGCATTGTACATACAGCGCCTGCATTTGGCGCCGATGATTTTAAGGTTGGCCAAAAAAACAACCTCGGTATTTTAACCCTTGTAGACAAAGAAGGAAAATTTATTGATGGCGTGGGTGAATTTAGCAGCCGCTATGTAAAAGATTATAAAAATGAACCGGGCTATATTGATGTGAATATAGACATTAGCGTAAAACTTAAAAAAGAAAACCGGGCTTTTAAAGTTGAAAAATACGAACATAATTATCCGCATTGCTGGCGAACCGATAAACCCGTAATTTATTATCCGCTGGATGCATGGTTTATTAAAACCACGGCCGCCAAAGAAAGGATGATAGAATTGAACAATACCATCAACTGGAAACCTGCAAGCACCGGCACGGGCCGCTTTGGTAACTGGCTGGAAAATATAGTAGACTGGAACCTGAGCCGTAGCCGTTTCTGGGGCACGCCATTACCTATTTGGAGAACGGAAGAAGGAAACGAAGAAAAATGTATTGGCAGCGTAGAAGAATTAAAAAGCGAAATACAAAAAGCCTCGGCAAAGCTGGGCAACCATATCAACACGCAATATTTACACGATGGTATTTTAGATTTACACAAACCTTATGTGGATGATATTATACTGGTAAGTGATACAGGCACACCCATGAAACGTGTACCCGACCTGGTAGACGTATGGTTCGACAGTGGCGCCATGCCTTATGCACAATGGCATTACCCCTTTGAAAACAAAGAAATTTTTCAGCTAAATTTTCCTGCAGATTTTATAGCCGAAGGGGTTGACCAAACAAGGGGTTGGTTTTATACTTTGCATGTATTAGGCGCATTGCTCTTTGATAGCGTTGCTTACAAAACTGTGGTGAGCAATGGGCTTGTATTGGATAAAAACGGCAACAAAATGAGTAAACGCCTGGGCAATGTGGTTGACCCATTTGCCATTATTGATAAATACGGAGCCGATGCAGCAAGATGGTACCTCATTACCAATGCTTCGCCATGGGACAGTTTAAAGTTTGATGAAGAAGGCATAAAAGAAGTGCAACGCAAATTTTTTGGTACACTTTACAACACCTACCAGTTTTTTGCCTTATATGCCAATGTAGATGGTTTTAACTTCACAGAAAAATATATCCCTGTAAATGAAAGGCCGGAAATTGACCAATGGATTTTATCGTGCCTAAACAGCCTAATAAAAACCGTTTCAGAAAATTTTGATGCTTATGAGCCAACGCAAGCCGGCAGGGCAATTGAAGAATTTACTGACAGCCTGTTGAGCAACTGGTACGTAAGGCTTTGCCGCAGGCGGTTTTGGAAAGGCGAATATGAGCTAGATAAAATTTGCGCCTACCAAACCCTTTACGAATGCCTGGAAACATTAAGCAGACTTATAGCTCCGGTAGCGCCTTTCTTTGCCGATTGGATGTTTAACAACTTAAACGAAGTAACCCATATGCACCATGAGCAATCGGTACACCATACCCTTTTTCCTGTAGTAAATGAAAATGTAATACAGCCCCTGCTGGAAAAAAGGATGCAACTTGCCCAGGATGCTTCCTCATTAATTTTATCGCTCCGCAAAAAAGAAAATATCAAAGTAAGGCAACCCCTTCAAAAGGCATTTATTTCTGCAATGGATGCAGCAATGGCAAAAAATATTGGCCTGGTAGCAAATATCATTAAAACTGAAACCAATATCCGGGCTATTGACATACTTGAAGCCGGAAATAACTTTATACAAAAAAAGGCAAAGGCCAATTTTAAAACCCTGGGTAAAAAACTTGGATCTAAAATGAAATGGGCAGCCGATGAAATTGCCAATTTTAGTAATACGGAAATTGAAAAAGTTCAGTCAGGTACAATGGTACTTAATACAGAAGCAGTAAAAGCCGGCGAAGAAGCTATAATAATTTCAGAAGAGGACCTGGAAATAACTACTAATGCTATTCCAGGGTACAAAATTGCTACAAAAGGCTCATTAACAGTAGCTTTAGATATTAACATATCAGATGTTTTGAAAAAAGAAGGAGAAGCCAGAGAATTTGTAAACCGCATTCAAAACCTAAGAAAAGACAGTAACTTTAGCTTAACCGACAGAATAAAAGTACAGGTATCTCAAAATGAGACAATGCAGCACTCCCTAATGGAATTTAAAGACTATATTTGCGGCGAAATTTTAGCAGATACACTGGACTTTGTACCCACAATTTCCAATGGCACTCAAATAGAAGTGAATGATATTCTTTTAAATGTGAACATTTCAAAAAAATAG
- a CDS encoding TraR/DksA C4-type zinc finger protein: MATKKPAAKKVAKKVANPVAKKVAAKAPAKKAAKPVAKKVTVKAPVKKVAKPVAKKTIAPKQVKAAVKPVAKKVVSIAPAKKTIKPEVKKPVAKVVEKSPKHTVVAAKPPKPHISPKAVAKNPKDIKVLPPKPVVLPKINTKSSRKYQPDFTKSILDPAKGFDLGAPIVRYSDTDLSEFRDLIQRKLEAAKKELNYLQGLITRKDDMGGDETDNRYMTMEDGSLSMEREQLSQMASRQITFIDHLEKALMRIENKTYGICRITGKLIDKARLRAVPHATLSIEAKMGQVK; encoded by the coding sequence ATGGCAACAAAAAAACCTGCAGCTAAAAAGGTAGCAAAGAAAGTAGCAAATCCGGTTGCTAAAAAAGTAGCCGCTAAAGCTCCGGCTAAAAAAGCAGCTAAACCAGTTGCTAAAAAAGTAACCGTTAAAGCTCCTGTAAAAAAAGTAGCTAAACCGGTAGCTAAGAAAACCATTGCCCCAAAACAAGTAAAAGCTGCTGTGAAACCCGTAGCTAAAAAAGTAGTTAGCATTGCCCCTGCAAAAAAAACAATTAAGCCCGAGGTTAAAAAACCGGTAGCTAAAGTTGTGGAAAAATCGCCAAAACATACCGTAGTGGCGGCAAAACCACCCAAGCCACACATTTCGCCAAAAGCAGTAGCAAAAAATCCAAAGGATATTAAAGTATTGCCACCTAAACCCGTGGTATTACCTAAAATAAATACTAAATCGTCGAGGAAATACCAGCCCGATTTTACAAAGTCTATTTTAGACCCAGCTAAAGGATTTGATTTAGGTGCACCTATTGTTCGCTATAGCGATACAGACCTTTCTGAATTCAGGGATTTGATACAACGTAAACTGGAAGCCGCCAAAAAAGAATTAAACTATCTACAAGGCCTTATTACCCGTAAAGATGATATGGGCGGAGACGAAACCGACAACCGCTACATGACCATGGAAGACGGAAGCCTAAGCATGGAAAGGGAACAACTAAGCCAAATGGCAAGCCGTCAAATAACTTTTATTGACCACCTGGAAAAAGCATTAATGCGTATTGAAAATAAAACTTACGGAATTTGCAGAATTACAGGCAAGCTTATAGACAAAGCAAGGCTTAGAGCAGTGCCTCATGCAACGCTAAGTATTGAAGCCAAAATGGGACAAGTAAAATAA
- a CDS encoding ABC transporter ATP-binding protein translates to MKKYSRIFGYLKPYKGKIVLYFLFILLSIIFSIVSIGMLMPFLQLIFTNPDPQCVACSPLSKGSSNAAIQFINNWLMQSIASKGKLSTLGIICVLMMLFIILKNLFLYLSFYILNPLKNRVVNDMREDIYNRVLALPIGFFTEKRKGDIISRFSTDLSEVEVSIVGTVEGWIREPLTIIFTLATLFFISAQLTLFLLLLIPVMGFVIGRISKTLKHQSGVLAIKYGEVMSTIDETIGGLRVIKAFNAEKLLRQKFNQQNNELLASRNFISQRRDLASPLSEVLGIALFCAILGYGGYLVLGEQIDLDGAAFLGYLGLFYMIINPAKSLSTLFTNMRKGAAAADRIEEIMNAPIVVDDNLNGLVMEDFKHQIEFKNVGFKYEDVNILQNINLTIKKGQTIALVGSSGAGKSTLADLIPRFHDVSSGKILIDGVNIKDYSLQSLRNFISIVTQEPILFNSSIAENIALGMKGATPEQIEKAAAIANAHEFILRKEKGYQENIGDRGMKLSGGERQRLTIARAVLKNPPILILDEATSSLDTESERLVQDAINNLMSHRTSIVIAHRLSTIRHADEIIVLQKGVIAERGTHEALIAGNGVYKKLVDMQEVK, encoded by the coding sequence ATGAAGAAATATTCCAGGATTTTTGGGTATTTAAAACCTTACAAGGGTAAAATAGTATTGTATTTTCTTTTTATACTGTTGAGTATAATTTTTTCAATTGTTTCCATAGGTATGTTAATGCCTTTTTTACAATTGATTTTTACCAATCCCGATCCGCAATGTGTTGCCTGCAGCCCACTTTCTAAAGGCAGTTCAAACGCAGCCATACAGTTTATAAATAATTGGCTCATGCAATCCATTGCCAGTAAAGGAAAGCTTTCTACACTGGGTATTATTTGTGTGTTAATGATGTTGTTTATTATTTTAAAAAATCTTTTTTTATACCTTTCGTTTTATATTTTAAACCCGTTAAAGAACAGGGTAGTAAATGATATGAGGGAAGATATTTATAACCGTGTGCTTGCCTTGCCTATTGGGTTTTTTACGGAAAAAAGAAAAGGGGATATTATCAGCAGGTTTTCTACCGATTTATCAGAAGTGGAAGTTTCTATTGTAGGCACGGTAGAAGGGTGGATAAGGGAGCCGCTTACTATTATTTTTACCCTGGCTACATTGTTTTTTATAAGCGCACAACTTACTTTGTTTTTATTATTGTTGATTCCCGTTATGGGTTTTGTAATTGGCCGAATTTCAAAAACCCTCAAGCACCAGTCAGGTGTGCTTGCCATAAAATATGGGGAAGTAATGAGCACCATTGATGAAACCATTGGTGGCTTAAGGGTAATTAAGGCTTTTAATGCAGAAAAATTATTGCGGCAAAAGTTTAACCAGCAAAATAATGAGTTGCTGGCCAGCAGGAACTTTATTTCACAGAGAAGAGACCTGGCTTCTCCTTTAAGTGAAGTACTTGGTATTGCTTTGTTTTGCGCCATTTTGGGGTATGGCGGTTACCTGGTGCTTGGCGAACAAATAGATTTGGATGGCGCAGCTTTTTTAGGTTACCTCGGGCTTTTTTATATGATTATAAACCCCGCAAAATCGCTCTCTACTTTATTTACCAATATGCGTAAAGGAGCAGCTGCCGCAGACCGAATTGAAGAAATAATGAACGCACCAATTGTTGTTGATGATAACCTTAATGGACTGGTTATGGAAGATTTTAAACATCAGATTGAGTTTAAAAATGTTGGGTTTAAATACGAAGATGTAAACATCCTGCAAAATATAAACCTTACTATTAAAAAAGGGCAAACCATTGCATTGGTGGGCAGTAGCGGCGCCGGTAAATCTACCCTTGCCGATCTTATTCCCCGGTTTCATGATGTAAGCAGTGGTAAAATACTTATTGATGGCGTTAATATAAAAGATTATTCGTTGCAATCGTTACGAAATTTTATAAGCATTGTTACACAGGAGCCCATTCTTTTTAATAGCAGCATTGCCGAAAATATTGCTTTGGGAATGAAAGGCGCTACGCCGGAACAAATTGAGAAAGCGGCAGCTATTGCTAATGCCCACGAATTTATTTTGAGAAAAGAAAAAGGTTACCAGGAAAATATTGGTGACCGTGGTATGAAGTTAAGTGGCGGCGAAAGGCAACGCTTAACGATTGCAAGGGCGGTACTAAAAAACCCACCCATTTTAATTTTAGATGAAGCCACTTCATCTTTGGATACTGAAAGCGAAAGGTTGGTGCAGGATGCAATAAATAATTTAATGAGCCACCGTACTTCTATTGTTATTGCCCATAGGTTAAGTACAATACGCCATGCCGATGAAATAATTGTATTGCAAAAGGGCGTTATTGCCGAACGGGGCACCCATGAAGCATTAATTGCTGGCAACGGAGTGTATAAAAAGCTGGTGGATATGCAGGAGGTAAAATAA
- the rbfA gene encoding 30S ribosome-binding factor RbfA — MIEGKRQKQVAAVLEKELNDIFQRLSLSMLNGGMVSIASVKITPDLFDARVYLSFYKIENPENALQTIKDRAWEIKKELSARVRHQLRSMPQLNFFWDDTLEYVEKMEKLFKEIKKQDGKE; from the coding sequence ATGATAGAGGGAAAAAGACAAAAGCAGGTTGCTGCCGTATTGGAAAAAGAGCTAAACGATATTTTTCAACGCCTTAGCCTTTCTATGTTAAACGGTGGAATGGTTTCTATTGCATCGGTAAAAATTACCCCCGACCTTTTTGATGCACGTGTGTACCTGAGTTTTTATAAAATTGAAAACCCCGAAAATGCACTACAAACTATAAAAGACAGGGCGTGGGAAATTAAAAAAGAACTTTCTGCAAGGGTGCGCCACCAGCTAAGAAGTATGCCGCAGTTGAATTTCTTTTGGGATGATACTCTGGAATATGTGGAAAAAATGGAGAAGCTGTTTAAAGAAATCAAGAAACAAGATGGCAAGGAGTAA
- a CDS encoding ABC transporter permease — protein MYFKFAWRYFRAKKSANAINIIAWVTTGVIAFATCCQVLVLSVFNGFEGLVKSLYSTFYSDVKIVPQKGKTFLLPANKIKAIKDLAFVYNFSLIAEDKALLQNEEAKTPVIIKGVDSNYKKISGVPQKLSSGIFSIGTADNPGLIVGYGVQNAANIVVDSVFAASTVTVILPKKYIKGNDPLASISEGNAKAKGVFAIQQEFDNNYALTNIDFVKQQMNFKADEFSAIEIKLKTGTKENEAKGKLQNILGNSFLVQTRYEQNTGLYNSMRLEKWAIFAVLTLILVIAAFNMISAITMLVLEKKKDISILRSLGSTRAFIQKIFLSEGILLGIIGAGIGIFLATVICLLQIKFHIIKLQGGSFLIDYFPVKLLAADFLLVAATALFIALIAAWYPSVKASKQPIALK, from the coding sequence ATGTATTTTAAATTTGCCTGGAGATATTTTAGGGCTAAAAAATCTGCCAATGCCATAAATATTATTGCATGGGTAACCACTGGCGTAATAGCTTTTGCCACATGTTGCCAGGTGCTGGTGTTAAGTGTTTTCAATGGGTTTGAAGGATTGGTAAAATCGCTTTACTCCACTTTTTACAGTGATGTAAAAATAGTGCCCCAAAAAGGGAAAACATTTTTATTGCCTGCCAATAAAATAAAGGCAATAAAAGACCTTGCTTTTGTTTACAATTTTTCTCTTATTGCCGAAGACAAGGCACTACTGCAAAATGAAGAAGCCAAAACACCCGTTATTATTAAAGGCGTTGACAGCAACTATAAAAAAATAAGTGGTGTACCGCAAAAATTAAGTTCTGGAATTTTTTCTATTGGCACAGCAGATAACCCAGGCCTCATAGTGGGCTATGGGGTACAAAATGCCGCCAATATTGTGGTGGACTCTGTTTTTGCTGCTTCAACCGTTACGGTTATCCTCCCCAAAAAATATATTAAAGGCAACGACCCTTTGGCATCTATAAGCGAAGGCAATGCAAAGGCAAAAGGCGTTTTTGCCATACAACAGGAATTTGATAATAACTATGCCCTTACCAATATTGATTTTGTAAAGCAGCAAATGAATTTTAAGGCCGATGAATTTTCGGCCATTGAAATAAAATTAAAAACGGGAACAAAGGAAAATGAAGCAAAAGGAAAATTGCAAAATATTTTGGGCAATAGTTTCTTAGTGCAAACCCGTTACGAGCAAAACACCGGGTTGTACAACAGCATGCGCCTGGAAAAATGGGCCATATTTGCCGTACTTACTTTAATATTGGTTATTGCCGCCTTTAATATGATTAGCGCTATTACCATGCTGGTTTTGGAAAAGAAAAAAGACATCAGCATATTGCGAAGCCTGGGCAGTACCAGGGCTTTTATACAAAAAATTTTTTTAAGCGAAGGCATTTTATTGGGAATTATTGGCGCAGGCATTGGCATATTTTTGGCAACGGTTATTTGCCTGCTGCAAATAAAATTTCATATTATTAAACTGCAGGGCGGTTCTTTTTTAATAGATTACTTCCCGGTAAAACTCCTGGCTGCTGATTTTCTGCTAGTGGCAGCTACAGCCTTATTCATTGCGCTAATAGCAGCATGGTATCCTTCGGTAAAAGCATCAAAGCAACCGATAGCCCTTAAATAA
- a CDS encoding DUF4783 domain-containing protein, giving the protein MKRSLFISVLFLMLTAFTVSTSLLDVVRSINNGDAASVAKYFDNSVEMVLPGKSSTYSKSQAEMILKDFFYSNPVVSFKVLHQGEKGGSEYCIGTLETKNAKFRTTFFMKNKGDKQWLQEIRFEN; this is encoded by the coding sequence ATGAAACGCTCATTATTTATTTCTGTCCTTTTTTTGATGCTTACTGCATTTACAGTTTCCACAAGTTTGCTGGATGTGGTACGTTCTATAAATAATGGTGATGCAGCATCGGTAGCAAAATATTTTGATAATAGTGTAGAAATGGTTTTGCCTGGGAAATCCAGTACTTACAGTAAAAGCCAGGCAGAAATGATTTTAAAAGACTTTTTTTACAGCAACCCGGTGGTCTCATTTAAGGTGTTGCACCAGGGTGAAAAAGGGGGCTCGGAATATTGCATTGGCACACTGGAAACGAAAAATGCAAAGTTCAGGACAACTTTTTTTATGAAGAATAAAGGCGACAAACAATGGTTGCAGGAAATCAGGTTCGAGAATTAA
- a CDS encoding 2,3-bisphosphoglycerate-independent phosphoglycerate mutase, producing the protein MNDKKIILIIMDGWGLGKIKKSDAIQHAKVPFVDSLYNQYPNNTLVACGQAVGLPDGQMGNSEVGHLNLGAGRIVYQELERVNQAIKTGELQNNPQILAAINYAQQNNRKLHLLGLLSDGGVHSHIHHLKAIVSVCAQKKLQNVFVHAFTDGRDTDPKSGMGFIGDLQNHLNKTTGKIASVTGRYFAMDRDKRWERIKIAYEALVNGTGAASNNILESILASYQSNVTDEFIMPIINTACNGKIEAHDAVICFNFRTDRCREITQVLTQKDMPEYQMKTLPLQYTTMTVYDHTFKNVNTVFQNDDLKQTLGEVLSAAGKTQLRIAETEKYPHVSFFFSGGREVPFEGEKRIMIPSPKVATYDLQPQMSAPEVTEAVLKEINNNPPDFICLNFANADMVGHTGVWPAIIKAVETVDHCVAQVVKAALEKDYCIFLTADHGNADFAINEDGSPNTAHTLNLVPLFVIDKNWKGNVQPGKLGDIAPSILTMMDIPVPAAMTGNVLVK; encoded by the coding sequence ATGAACGACAAGAAAATAATTTTAATTATTATGGATGGCTGGGGACTTGGAAAAATTAAAAAAAGCGATGCTATTCAACATGCAAAAGTGCCATTTGTTGATTCTTTATATAATCAATATCCCAATAATACACTTGTTGCCTGTGGCCAGGCAGTAGGGCTGCCCGATGGCCAAATGGGCAATAGCGAAGTAGGGCATTTAAACCTTGGCGCCGGCCGCATTGTTTACCAGGAGTTGGAAAGGGTAAACCAGGCAATAAAAACCGGTGAACTCCAAAATAATCCTCAAATTTTAGCAGCAATAAACTATGCACAACAAAACAATAGAAAACTCCACCTGCTGGGCCTTTTAAGCGATGGCGGTGTGCATTCCCATATCCATCACTTAAAAGCCATAGTATCGGTATGTGCACAAAAAAAATTACAAAATGTGTTTGTGCATGCATTTACTGATGGCAGGGATACCGATCCAAAAAGCGGGATGGGATTTATAGGCGATTTACAAAATCATTTAAATAAAACAACAGGAAAAATTGCTTCGGTAACCGGAAGATATTTTGCCATGGACAGGGATAAAAGATGGGAGCGCATAAAAATTGCTTATGAAGCTTTGGTAAACGGTACCGGTGCTGCAAGCAATAATATTTTAGAAAGCATACTGGCTTCTTACCAAAGCAATGTTACCGATGAGTTTATAATGCCCATTATAAATACCGCCTGCAATGGTAAAATTGAAGCCCATGATGCCGTAATATGTTTTAATTTTCGTACCGACCGTTGCCGGGAAATTACACAAGTGCTCACACAAAAAGATATGCCGGAGTACCAAATGAAAACTTTGCCGCTCCAGTATACTACCATGACGGTTTACGACCATACTTTTAAAAATGTTAATACCGTTTTTCAAAACGATGATTTAAAGCAAACGCTGGGAGAAGTATTATCCGCAGCCGGTAAAACACAATTAAGAATTGCCGAAACAGAAAAATATCCGCATGTAAGTTTTTTCTTTAGTGGCGGAAGGGAAGTACCTTTTGAAGGAGAAAAAAGAATAATGATACCATCGCCCAAAGTGGCAACATACGATTTACAACCACAAATGAGTGCGCCGGAAGTAACAGAAGCCGTGTTAAAAGAAATCAACAATAATCCACCCGATTTTATTTGCCTCAACTTTGCCAATGCAGATATGGTGGGGCATACCGGTGTATGGCCTGCCATTATTAAAGCGGTGGAAACAGTGGACCATTGTGTAGCACAGGTTGTAAAAGCTGCTTTAGAAAAAGATTATTGTATTTTTCTTACGGCCGACCATGGCAATGCCGATTTTGCCATTAATGAAGATGGCTCACCCAATACCGCACATACATTAAACTTAGTGCCTCTTTTTGTAATAGATAAAAACTGGAAAGGAAACGTTCAGCCAGGTAAATTAGGCGATATTGCCCCAAGCATTTTAACCATGATGGATATTCCTGTACCTGCAGCAATGACAGGAAATGTTTTAGTAAAATAA
- a CDS encoding sigma-70 family RNA polymerase sigma factor — translation MTIEQMLSGCIANNAAAQEALYHRFSPKMLGVCYRFAKNREDAEDMLQEGFIKVFMQIQQFRGEGSLEGWIRRIVVHTCINILKKNKKFNESVDIIHANGLMGKDDFIPSIIQAKQVVECIRALPLGYKTVLNLYALEGFSHKEIGEILDIEESTSRSQYTRARIMLEDMLVKKNIIHKNTIKLKALRAVQ, via the coding sequence ATGACCATAGAGCAAATGCTTTCAGGATGCATTGCCAACAATGCTGCGGCACAGGAAGCGCTTTATCACCGCTTCAGTCCTAAAATGCTGGGAGTATGTTACCGCTTTGCCAAAAACCGGGAAGATGCAGAAGACATGCTCCAGGAAGGTTTTATAAAAGTATTTATGCAAATACAGCAGTTTAGGGGCGAGGGTTCGCTGGAGGGATGGATACGCCGCATTGTGGTACACACCTGCATCAATATCCTTAAAAAGAACAAAAAATTTAACGAAAGCGTGGATATAATCCATGCAAACGGATTAATGGGTAAAGATGATTTTATTCCTTCTATTATCCAGGCAAAACAAGTTGTGGAATGTATCAGGGCTTTACCACTGGGGTATAAAACAGTGTTGAATTTATATGCACTAGAAGGGTTTTCTCATAAAGAAATAGGTGAAATATTAGATATAGAAGAAAGTACCAGCCGCAGCCAGTACACCCGTGCCAGGATAATGCTGGAAGATATGCTGGTGAAGAAAAATATCATTCATAAAAATACCATAAAATTAAAAGCACTTAGAGCCGTGCAATAG